The following are encoded together in the Lathyrus oleraceus cultivar Zhongwan6 chromosome 3, CAAS_Psat_ZW6_1.0, whole genome shotgun sequence genome:
- the LOC127127414 gene encoding protein NODULATION SIGNALING PATHWAY 2, producing the protein MIQQENFHSPWPLVYEDIDSSTFDNHHHHQVVVDPYSFTMVSHVDDDYIPYGIIMDDHVDDDYIPYDIIMNDHVDDYGFNTLLSTSENSTLSEISIFTNDHIQFPIQQETLELPSLMEFESFHSISCPQIVDVQDHEYREESEASFASQNLLDNQIQSLNFLGDSCKTVTSSTLILDDFPSTKISCEAWSPTQSTKSDFSSIQQSLIVPQENMEIDNKVILPHLMEAHGEALEKGQKALAEVHLKCISQKVTPLGDSLETLAFYLSQEVTNHADYLKGEARKSFEEAFKVIYQGNPIGKIAHFAAISSILEAAAMLEDCDEIHIIDFCIGNGVQWPFLLEAVSKMKKRLKLTSVKWSDENSECVWNFEDTKRELYEYAKSCGLKLKVEEKELEVLVCEIKRMSKKGLKKEFLAFNLMIGLPHMGMVRSRRKSAFEFVKVAEDLIKNYGSKGMITFGDGEAFEKLKNSMNFKSFYEGNLLHYKALLESIESQFSERFSEARIACEVLFVAPCISSLDWLQTWEEMKSDGNFEVGFSLEGGRLSKNVLMEVGEVLRGSESSYEARIEGQNENELVLEWKGNQLLRFSIWKN; encoded by the coding sequence ATGATTCAACAAGAAAATTTTCACTCTCCATGGCCATTAGTTTATGAAGACATAGACTCATCAACTTTTgataatcatcatcatcatcaagttgTTGTTGATCCCTATAGCTTCACCATGGTAAGCCATGTTGATGATGACTATATTCCATATGGCATCATCATGGATGACCATGTTGATGATGACTATATTCCATATGACATCATCATGAATGACCATGTTGATGATTATGGTTTCAATACTCTATTAAGCACCTCAGAGAATAGTACTCTCTCTGAAATCTCCATATTCACCAATGATCATATCCAATTTCCAATTCAACAAGAAACCCTAGAACTTCCATCACTAATGGAATTTGAATCTTTTCATTCAATTTCGTGTCCCCAAATTGTTGATGTTCAAGATCATGAGTATCGAGAAGAAAGTGAAGCGAGTTTCGCTTCACAAAATCTCCTCGATAATCAGATACAAAGTTTGAATTTTCTCGGAGACAGTTGTAAAACGGTCACCAGTTCTACTTTAATCCTTGATGATTTCCCTTCAACAAAAATTTCATGTGAAGCATGGAGTCCAACACAGTCAACGAAATCGGATTTTTCCTCAATTCAACAATCACTTATTGTTCCACAAGAAAACATGGAAATTGACAACAAAGTGATTCTTCCACACTTGATGGAAGCACATGGAGAAGCCTTGGAGAAAGGACAAAAAGCACTAGCAGAAGTTCATTTGAAGTGTATAAGCCAAAAAGTGACTCCACTTGGTGATTCTCTTGAGACTCTTGCATTTTATTTGTCACAAGAAGTGACAAATCATGCAGATTATCTCAAAGGGGAAGCTCGCAAGAGTTTTGAGGAAGCTTTTAAGGTAATTTATCAAGGAAATCCAATCGGAAAAATTGCTCATTTTGCAGCTATTTCATCTATTCTTGAGGCTGCTGCTATGTTAGAAGATTGTGATGAAATTCACATAATTGACTTTTGTATTGGAAATGGTGTTCAATGGCCTTTTTTGTTAGAAGCTGTTTCAAAGATGAAGAAAAGATTGAAATTGACATCAGTTAAATGGAGTGATGAAAATTCTGAATGTGTTTGGAATTTTGAGGATACCAAAAGGGAACTTTATGAGTATGCTAAATCATGTGGTTTGAAGTTGAAGGTAGAGGAAAAAGAATTGGAAGTGTTGGTTTGTGAGATCAAAAGAATGAGCAAAAAGGGTTTGAAGAAAGAGTTTTTGGCTTTTAATTTGATGATAGGTCTTCCTCATATGGGAATGGTAAGAAGCAGAAGGAAAAGTGCTTTTGAGTTTGTAAAAGTAGCTGAGGATTTGATCAAGAACTATGGTAGCAAGGGAATGAttacttttggtgatggtgaAGCATTTGAAAAACTAAAAAATAGTATGAATTTTAAGTCATTTTATGAAGGGAATTTGTTGCATTATAAGGCCTTGTTGGAATCAATTGAGTCACAATTTTCAGAAAGATTCTCAGAAGCAAGAATTGCATGTGAGGTGTTGTTTGTTGCACCTTGTATATCTTCTCTTGATTGGTTACAAACATGGGAAGAGATGAAAAGTGATGGTAATTTTGAGGTTGGGTTTAGCTTAGAAGGTGGAAGATTGAGCAAAAATGTTTTGATGGAAGTAGGAGAAGTTTTGAGAGGAAGTGAAAGTTCATATGAGGCAAGAATTGAAGGACAAAATGAGAATGAACTTGTTTTAGAATGGAAAGGAAATCAATTATTAAGATTTTCAATTTGGAAAAATTAA